A stretch of the Gossypium hirsutum isolate 1008001.06 chromosome D07, Gossypium_hirsutum_v2.1, whole genome shotgun sequence genome encodes the following:
- the LOC107932257 gene encoding uncharacterized protein produces the protein MALSMKASTNSPKPNFLIGENYHLSLKQSMEDLLAETHKKTPNFSGFIDKFHSLMQAKLDPPLESIWVYTALSFRSRNFEKGDPLNRLSIINDLFQLVSSCSSPCNSSKSIALLAPIVFEVYKLVVEVLGKDSRKVNIRIKSLVEVIIGYISMCCCKGFSEESENIDMDLVIPVEDLVSIWIDRNVNLQSFLPLVSSEICEMISERGFNVNYLAGVVMVEAFLLKLCLDLRIGIEGIVLEKELKSWAVASISSFHNFHFFEMLTRMLLQPALPVTALVGPEDGNLLKNILYDAVILVEYTFLKSKTVHLSNEHVKGIAMTRLVVTLEAIELFRKNRDKKRATCYTSAFANSHLHSQITKWISTLISSDEKAGGISGSSPKALIKRLLKLEKQGIKLFSDSILKYHAKLLVGDSKEVDEQSVTKVEEKKLEDDEPLFSLDDREDEKNEAMTAAYVAAARSMRLINDNSREKRKGSEGEEKEKIKYFKYDLSSKSKAAKDKVSVSGSDSGASDDDMSSDSEVDNPLV, from the exons ATGGCTTTATCTATGAAAGCTTCTACGAATTCCCCAAAACCCAATTTCCTAATTGGCGAAAACTACCATCTTTCTCTAAAACAATCCATGGAAGACCTTTTAGCTGAAACCCACAAAAAAACCCCAAATTTCTCTGGTTTCATTGATAAATTCCACAGTTTAATGCAAGCAAAATTGGACCCACCACTGGAATCAATCTGGGTATACACTGCTTTGTCGTTTCGAAGCCGTAATTTCGAAAAAGGAGATCCTTTGAATCGATTATCAATCATAAATGATCTCTTTCAGCTAGTTTCTTCTTGCTCAAGTCCCTGTAATTCTTCCAAAAGCATAGCATTGCTTGCACCAATTGTTTTCGAGGTTTATAAATTAGTTGTGGAAGTACTAGGAAAGGACTCAAGGAAAGTGAATATAAGGATTAAGTCTCTTGTTGAAGTGATCATTGGGTATATAAGCATGTGTTGTTGTAAGGGTTTTAGTGAGGAAAGTGAAAACATTGATATGGATTTGGTGATTCCAGTTGAGGATTTAGTTTCTATTTGGATAGATAGAAATGTAAATTTACAATCTTTTTTGCCATTAGTGAGTAGTGAGATTTGTGAAATGATTAGTGAAAGAGGGTTTAATGTGAATTACTTGGCTGGTGTGGTTATGGTGGAAGCATTTTTGTTGAAACTTTGCTTGGATTTAAGGATTGGGATTGAAGGGATTGTGTTAGAAAAAGAGCTGAAAAGTTGGGCTGTCGCTTCAATTTCCAGCTTtcacaactttcatttctttG AAATGCTTACGAGGATGTTGCTGCAGCCAGCTTTGCCAGTGACTGCCTTGGTG GGACCCGAAGATGGAAATCTGCTGAAAAATATTCTGTATGATGCTGTTATTTTGGTAGAGTACACTTTCCTCAAGTCCAAGACAGTTCACCTATCAAATGAGCACGTAAAAGGTATTGCCATGACAAGATTGGTTGTCACGCTTGAGGCCATCGAGTTATTCAG AAAAAACAGGGATAAAAAAAGAGCTACTTGTTATACAAGTGCCTTTGCGAATTCCCATTTACATTCTCAAATAACCAAATGGATCTCGACCCTGATCAGCTCAGATGAGAAAGCCGGAGGAATAAGTGGATCCTCACCTAAAGCTCTTATAA AGCGGCTATTGAAGCTTGAGAAACAAGGGATAAAGCTATTCAGCGATAGCATATTGAAATACCATGCAAAATTACTCGTCGGCGATTCCAAGGAAGTTGATGAGCAATCGGTAACAAAGGTAGAGGAGAAGAAACTCGAGGATGATGAACCGTTGTTTTCCCTTGATGAcagagaagatgaaaaaaatgaagctATGACAGCAGCATATGTGGCTGCCGCCCGATCGATGAGGCTGATAAATGATAACTCgagggaaaaaagaaaaggaagtgagggtgaagaaaaggaaaagatcaagtaTTTTAAGTATGATCTTTCAAGCAAATCTAAAGCAGCTAAAGATAAGGTCTCGGTTTCAGGCTCGGACTCGGGTGCCTCTGATGATGATATGAGCAGTGACAGTGAAGTTGATAACCCGCTCGTGTAG
- the LOC107932280 gene encoding protein NDL1, which yields MVESNDSIPLDAEKIYLGGKEHHVRTRCGSVSVIVYGDQDKPALITYPDLALNYMSCFQGLFFCPEAASLLLHNFCIYHISPPGHELGAAQICPSTSPYSADDLADQILEVLNFFGLGAVMCMGVTAGAYILTLFAIKYRERVLGLILVSPLCRAPSWTEWFYNKVMSNLLYFYGMCGLLKEILLQRYFSKEVRGNAEVPESDIVQACRRLLDERYGSNVMRFLQAINRRPDLTSGLKRLRCRTLIFVGDSSPFHSEALYMTSKLDRRFSALVEVQACGSMVTEEQPHAMLIPMEYFFMRYGLYRPCHLSDSPRSPLSPSCISPELLSPESMGLKLKPIKTRVSLEV from the exons ATGGTTGAATCAAACGATTCCATTCCTCTTGATGCTGAAAAGATCTATCTCGGTGGAAAG GAACATCATGTACGCACGCGCTGTGGTTCTGTGTCTGTTATAGTATATGGGGATCAAGACAAGCCTGCACTAATTACATATCCGGATCTGGCATTGAATT ATATGTCTTGTTTCCAAGGATTGTTCTTTTGTCCAGAAGCGGCCTCTTTGCTGCTGCACAACTTCTGCATTTATCATATTAGTCCTCCCGGACATGAG TTGGGAGCTGCTCAAATTTGTCCAAGCACTTCTCCGTATTCTGCTGACGACTTGGCCGATCAGATCCTCGAGGTTCTCAACTTTTTCGG GCTAGGTGCAGTGATGTGCATGGGAGTAACGGCGGGTGCTTACATTCTTACTCTATTTGCT ATAAAATACAGAGAACGCGTTCTTGGTTTGATACTTGTATCCCCGCTTTGCAGAGCACCTTCTTGGACTGAATGGTTTTATAACAAG GTGATGTCGAACttgttatatttttatggaaTGTGTGGACTGCTTAAAGAAATTTTGCTTCAACGATACTTTAGTAAG GAAGTTCGTGGTAATGCAGAAGTTCCCGAATCAGATATTGTTCAAGCATGCCGAAGA TTACTGGATGAGAGATATGGGTCAAACGTGATGCGATTTCTTCAAGCCATTAATAG AAGACCTGATCTTACCAGTGGGTTGAAAAGGCTAAGATGCCGTACCTTAATATTCGTTGGGGATAGCTCACCTTTTCATTCTGAGGCCCTCTATATGACATCCAAGTTGGATAGAAGATTTAGTGCCTTAGTCGAG GTCCAGGCTTGTGGATCAATGGTGACTGAAGAACAGCCACATGCGATGCTAATACCGATGGAATACTTCTTCATGCGGTACGGTTTGTATAGGCCTTGTCATTTAAGTGACAGCCCAAGGAGCCCGTTAAGTCCGTCTTGCATCTCACCGGAGCTACTCTCACCAGAAAGCATGGGTTTGAAGCTAAAACCGATAAAAACCCGAGTTTCACTCGAAGTTTGA